Proteins co-encoded in one Candidatus Zymogenus saltonus genomic window:
- a CDS encoding aldehyde ferredoxin oxidoreductase family protein → MPGGYIGRYLVCDLSKKTYETVEPGDAFYKKYLSGYGLGAAVITQRQKPGTDPLSPEAHLGFCSGLLTGTGAMFSGRYMVVGKSPLTGGWGDANSGGFFSHEIKKAGYDAVFFTGSSKEPVWVHLTNDGVEFKSAKHLWGKDTVETEEAIKKDLNDKKVQIASIGMAGEKVSLISGIVNDSGRIAARSGLGSVMGSKKLKAFSVKGTGKIPVADPAAMKKITEKFMKKFKRVGPPDKISVKFLQPFGKLIGRTGLHVPTQPSTVRLMFKKYGTSALTAYSSEVGDSPVKNWGGVGYSDFPLDSKSSKLSEEEVIKYEKKKYHCQACPLGCGGIFDIDFGKFKGTEGHKPEYETLSAFGSLILNDDLESIVEINEMCNRAGIDTISTGGAVAFAIECFENGIIDEKMTGGLKLGWGKSEEIKKLVEMIIERKNIGDLLADGVKKASEEIGGDSYKYAVHAGGQELPMHDGRLDKGYAMAYQCEPTPGRHTISSFLYGQLWGVKKIFPEAKRMIKEAKGKDMKGVNLYAATTFYMQIINGAGVCEFGPLTGPVPVIDYINAATGWKFSPNEYFKIGERILSLRKAFNVREGIKAKDTKMHGRGFGNPPMKKGPHKNVTLDMDALQKGLFEVMSWDDVTGGPTKDKIKELGLDELSL, encoded by the coding sequence ATGCCAGGTGGATATATAGGAAGGTATCTCGTTTGCGACCTGAGCAAGAAGACATATGAAACGGTCGAGCCGGGAGATGCCTTTTACAAGAAGTATCTCTCGGGCTACGGACTCGGGGCGGCGGTGATCACCCAGAGGCAGAAGCCCGGGACGGATCCCCTCTCACCGGAGGCCCATCTCGGCTTTTGCTCCGGGTTGCTCACGGGAACCGGCGCGATGTTCTCGGGCCGATACATGGTCGTGGGGAAATCCCCCTTGACCGGCGGCTGGGGCGACGCAAACTCCGGGGGCTTCTTTTCCCACGAGATCAAAAAGGCGGGCTACGACGCCGTCTTCTTTACGGGAAGCTCAAAAGAGCCGGTATGGGTTCACCTTACAAACGACGGAGTGGAGTTCAAGAGCGCAAAGCACCTCTGGGGAAAGGACACGGTTGAGACCGAAGAGGCCATCAAGAAGGATCTAAACGACAAAAAGGTCCAGATAGCCTCCATCGGGATGGCGGGCGAAAAGGTGTCTCTTATCTCCGGCATCGTCAACGACTCCGGCAGGATAGCCGCCCGCTCGGGCCTCGGATCGGTCATGGGCTCCAAGAAGCTGAAGGCCTTCTCGGTAAAGGGAACGGGAAAGATTCCTGTCGCCGACCCGGCCGCGATGAAGAAGATCACGGAAAAATTCATGAAGAAATTCAAGAGGGTGGGCCCGCCCGATAAGATCTCGGTCAAGTTCCTTCAGCCCTTCGGAAAGCTCATCGGAAGGACGGGATTGCATGTTCCGACCCAGCCCTCCACGGTAAGGCTCATGTTTAAAAAGTACGGCACCTCCGCCCTTACCGCCTATTCTTCCGAGGTGGGGGACAGCCCCGTCAAGAACTGGGGGGGCGTCGGCTACTCCGACTTTCCGCTTGACTCCAAGAGCTCCAAGCTCTCCGAGGAAGAAGTAATCAAGTACGAAAAGAAGAAGTATCACTGTCAGGCGTGCCCCCTGGGCTGCGGCGGGATATTCGACATCGACTTCGGCAAGTTCAAGGGGACGGAGGGACACAAGCCGGAATACGAGACCCTCTCCGCCTTCGGGAGCCTGATTCTAAACGACGATCTCGAATCGATCGTCGAGATAAACGAGATGTGCAACCGCGCCGGGATCGATACGATCTCGACGGGCGGGGCGGTGGCCTTCGCCATCGAGTGCTTCGAGAACGGAATAATCGACGAGAAGATGACCGGCGGATTGAAGCTCGGCTGGGGGAAGAGTGAAGAGATCAAAAAGCTCGTCGAGATGATAATAGAGCGTAAAAATATCGGAGATCTTCTCGCCGACGGCGTAAAGAAAGCCTCCGAAGAGATTGGGGGCGATTCCTACAAGTACGCCGTCCACGCCGGCGGGCAGGAGCTCCCGATGCACGACGGGCGCCTCGACAAGGGATACGCCATGGCGTACCAGTGCGAGCCCACACCGGGCCGCCACACCATCTCCAGCTTCCTCTACGGACAGCTCTGGGGCGTCAAGAAGATCTTCCCTGAAGCCAAAAGGATGATAAAGGAGGCCAAGGGAAAGGATATGAAGGGTGTAAACCTCTATGCTGCCACAACGTTCTACATGCAGATAATCAACGGCGCCGGAGTCTGCGAGTTCGGCCCCCTGACCGGCCCCGTCCCTGTGATCGATTACATCAATGCCGCCACGGGCTGGAAGTTCTCCCCGAACGAGTATTTCAAGATCGGAGAGAGGATATTGAGCCTCAGAAAGGCGTTCAACGTCAGGGAGGGAATCAAGGCCAAGGACACAAAGATGCACGGCCGAGGCTTCGGGAATCCACCGATGAAAAAGGGCCCCCACAAGAACGTCACCCTCGATATGGACGCGCTCCAAAAGGGGCTGTTCGAGGTTATGAGCTGGGACGACGTTACGGGAGGACCGACCAAGGACAAGATCAAGGAGCTCGGCCTCGATGAGCTGAGCCTGTAG
- a CDS encoding glycosyltransferase family 2 protein translates to MNIDNGEKDKGSPIAVSVIIPTYNRIRSLEDAIKSVHSQTYGDFELIIVDDGSTDGTDRLIEKSAPDAVYIRQENRGVSSARNRGILASRGKYIAFLDSDDRWLDEKLSLQVKAMDEGHLVSHTEEIWIRNGVRVNPGARHRKHSGNVFVKSLPLVIISLSSVIIRREVFDDVGLFDEKLLAAEDYDMWLRITARYPVHFIERPLIVKTGGHRDQLSRRYWGLDMLRIYALEKILRSGVLDGDERQGDRIAVMEEIVKKAKIVGGGAKKRGNIEGEIYFKNKAREYEEKIQSSPK, encoded by the coding sequence ATGAATATAGACAATGGAGAAAAGGACAAAGGTTCGCCGATTGCCGTCAGCGTAATAATCCCGACGTACAATCGAATCCGTTCTCTCGAAGATGCGATAAAGAGCGTCCACTCCCAGACGTACGGAGATTTCGAGCTGATCATCGTAGACGACGGCTCCACGGACGGGACGGATCGATTAATCGAGAAATCGGCTCCCGATGCGGTCTACATAAGGCAGGAAAACCGGGGGGTGAGCTCCGCGAGAAACCGTGGAATTTTGGCCTCCCGGGGAAAATACATCGCGTTTCTCGATTCCGACGACAGGTGGCTTGACGAAAAGCTCTCCTTGCAGGTTAAGGCGATGGATGAGGGGCATCTCGTCTCCCATACCGAGGAGATATGGATAAGAAACGGGGTCAGGGTAAATCCAGGGGCAAGACACAGGAAGCACTCGGGAAACGTCTTTGTAAAATCGCTCCCCCTGGTAATCATCAGTCTCTCTTCCGTAATTATAAGGAGGGAGGTCTTCGACGACGTGGGCCTCTTCGACGAGAAGCTCCTGGCCGCGGAAGACTACGACATGTGGCTCAGGATTACGGCGCGCTACCCGGTTCACTTCATTGAAAGGCCCCTGATCGTAAAGACGGGTGGACACAGGGATCAGCTGTCGCGGAGGTACTGGGGGCTCGACATGCTGAGGATCTACGCCCTCGAGAAGATCCTTCGATCCGGCGTCCTCGACGGGGATGAAAGGCAGGGGGACAGGATCGCCGTCATGGAGGAGATCGTCAAGAAGGCGAAGATAGTGGGCGGGGGGGCGAAAAAGAGGGGGAACATCGAGGGAGAGATCTATTTCAAGAACAAGGCGAGGGAATATGAAGAGAAGATCCAATCAAGCCCTAAATAG
- a CDS encoding ParB N-terminal domain-containing protein, with product MKRRSNQALNSAVVVDVSIKKIDLGDRRYAVSFDPDSLDQMPALVDSIAAFGIVSPARLIKEEDGRCVPVSGWRRLFAAERLGLETVPALVYDRGLSDADAMILALMDNFPAREYTAAEASTIVSRLINDFGLGEEEVLEEFFDLIHLPKSRNVLRDLLAINDLSREIKGLCHARRYPLKPIVSWCGFDEGDRGALLTLVSAAPFGSGVVTELLGSVTDIVKRDRITVDEILEDTAIKKVIADEGVPSGMRGERIRERIREIRYPIHSGLNRRFDDAVTRLGLPCGAGISHPPHFEADYLELKFRFKDSRDIKRLGEFLTSESESEEIKDLLEMV from the coding sequence ATGAAGAGAAGATCCAATCAAGCCCTAAATAGTGCGGTGGTTGTAGACGTTTCGATTAAGAAGATTGACCTCGGCGACAGGCGCTACGCCGTTTCTTTCGACCCGGATTCGCTCGATCAAATGCCTGCCCTTGTCGATTCGATCGCGGCCTTCGGGATCGTAAGCCCGGCGAGGCTCATCAAAGAGGAGGACGGTCGTTGCGTCCCCGTCTCCGGGTGGAGGAGGCTCTTCGCGGCGGAGAGGCTTGGTCTTGAGACTGTCCCGGCGCTGGTATACGACCGAGGGCTTTCCGACGCCGATGCGATGATCCTTGCCCTTATGGACAACTTCCCGGCAAGGGAGTACACGGCTGCCGAGGCCTCGACAATCGTCTCCCGGCTGATCAACGATTTCGGTTTGGGGGAGGAGGAAGTTCTCGAGGAGTTCTTCGACCTGATTCACCTTCCGAAGTCGAGAAACGTGCTCAGAGACCTCCTTGCAATAAATGACCTCTCACGCGAAATAAAGGGGCTCTGCCACGCGAGGCGCTACCCCTTAAAGCCGATTGTGAGCTGGTGCGGGTTTGACGAGGGCGATAGGGGTGCTCTCTTGACGCTGGTCTCGGCCGCTCCGTTCGGCTCCGGGGTGGTCACGGAGCTTCTGGGCTCTGTCACGGATATCGTGAAGCGGGATCGAATCACGGTCGATGAAATTTTAGAGGATACCGCGATAAAAAAGGTAATTGCGGACGAGGGTGTGCCGTCGGGCATGAGGGGGGAGAGGATAAGGGAGAGGATTCGCGAAATAAGGTACCCCATACACTCCGGACTCAACAGGAGATTCGATGACGCCGTGACGAGACTGGGCCTTCCCTGCGGGGCCGGTATATCCCACCCCCCCCACTTCGAGGCGGATTACCTCGAGCTTAAGTTTCGCTTCAAAGACAGCCGGGATATAAAGAGGCTGGGGGAGTTCCTGACGTCAGAATCGGAGTCGGAGGAGATTAAAGATCTCCTCGAAATGGTGTAG
- a CDS encoding DNA photolyase — translation MYGFENIYVEEGARGFPLTERVLGRLGSEAVVVSDFRDIPKAGEGKKSLVLALHKGRIVKNCPGTVNHICCGYHVINQVLGCDVDCTYCILNCYINAPGVVINVNLDDTISELDRVLDGKRKYIYRVGTGELTDSFYLEDLTGLAAGFVQYFADKKNVLFELKTKKTDIDGVLDLDHRGRTIISWSLNAGPVAGSEEAGAAPIMERLKAAGRAQRRGYYIGFHFDPIVHYDGWESGYDETARAIFDFVDPKKILWISLGTFRSPPHLFEIIRRRHPKSAIVTGESFPGDDGKLRYIKPLRVEMYRRLLKSLKRYGGDDLFVYLCMERRDVWEKVYGGAFEIPKNSGDLDRMFHENLKSKWIADGES, via the coding sequence TTGTACGGGTTTGAAAATATCTACGTAGAGGAGGGGGCGAGGGGGTTCCCCCTGACGGAGAGGGTATTGGGCCGGCTCGGCAGTGAGGCTGTGGTCGTCTCCGATTTTCGCGACATCCCCAAGGCGGGGGAGGGGAAAAAGAGCCTCGTCCTCGCACTGCATAAGGGGCGGATCGTCAAGAACTGCCCCGGTACCGTTAACCACATCTGCTGCGGCTACCACGTGATAAACCAGGTCCTGGGGTGCGACGTAGACTGCACCTACTGCATTTTGAATTGTTACATCAACGCCCCGGGCGTCGTTATCAACGTGAACCTCGACGACACGATTTCCGAGCTCGACAGGGTCCTCGATGGTAAAAGGAAATATATCTATCGGGTCGGGACTGGGGAGCTGACCGACAGCTTCTACCTCGAAGACCTCACTGGGCTGGCGGCCGGATTCGTCCAATATTTCGCCGATAAAAAAAACGTCCTCTTCGAGCTCAAGACGAAGAAGACCGATATAGATGGAGTCCTTGACCTTGACCACAGAGGGAGGACGATCATCTCCTGGTCTCTCAACGCCGGTCCCGTGGCCGGGTCGGAGGAGGCGGGGGCGGCCCCGATCATGGAGAGGCTTAAGGCCGCCGGGCGCGCCCAAAGGAGGGGCTACTACATCGGGTTTCACTTCGACCCGATCGTTCACTACGACGGCTGGGAGTCCGGGTACGATGAGACGGCCCGGGCGATCTTCGACTTCGTCGATCCCAAAAAGATATTGTGGATAAGCCTCGGCACCTTTCGCTCGCCGCCCCACCTCTTCGAGATCATCAGGAGACGCCACCCTAAAAGCGCCATAGTCACCGGGGAGTCCTTCCCGGGGGACGACGGCAAGCTGCGATACATAAAGCCTTTGAGGGTCGAGATGTACCGGAGGCTCCTGAAATCCCTCAAGAGATACGGCGGGGACGACCTCTTCGTCTACCTCTGCATGGAGAGGAGGGACGTCTGGGAGAAGGTCTACGGCGGAGCATTTGAGATTCCCAAAAATAGCGGCGATCTGGACAGGATGTTTCACGAAAACCTGAAGAGTAAGTGGATTGCAGATGGCGAGAGTTAA
- a CDS encoding YkgJ family cysteine cluster protein, whose amino-acid sequence MARVKITFKGKGAESAGNIESVKVKRSLVTDISPDSEEWEAICNRCGKCCFDKLVDEDDNLVATSPCAYLDGETGLCTVYEKRFEMEADCLKLTPDNILEFDWLPDDCGYIKHFKLREKKEAKR is encoded by the coding sequence ATGGCGAGAGTTAAAATCACCTTCAAGGGCAAGGGAGCCGAAAGTGCCGGGAATATCGAGTCGGTAAAGGTCAAGAGGTCCCTCGTGACCGACATCTCCCCCGACTCGGAGGAGTGGGAGGCGATATGCAACCGCTGCGGGAAATGCTGCTTCGACAAGCTGGTGGACGAGGACGACAACCTGGTCGCCACATCCCCCTGCGCATATCTCGACGGCGAGACGGGGCTCTGCACCGTGTACGAAAAGCGCTTTGAAATGGAGGCGGACTGCCTGAAACTGACGCCGGACAACATACTGGAGTTCGACTGGCTCCCGGACGATTGCGGCTATATAAAGCATTTCAAGCTCCGGGAGAAAAAAGAGGCAAAAAGGTGA
- the hypA gene encoding hydrogenase maturation nickel metallochaperone HypA, with amino-acid sequence MHELPVTEEILKIAVRHAERNGARRIISINLAIGDLSDLIDDWVQRYFDYLSKDSIADGAKLDIERVPITVMCGKCDKPFEVDKKEMNFNCPVCGEKGTELLKGREFTVKSIEIE; translated from the coding sequence ATGCACGAGCTCCCCGTTACAGAGGAGATACTTAAGATCGCGGTGAGGCACGCCGAGAGGAACGGCGCGAGAAGGATCATCAGCATCAACCTCGCCATCGGCGACCTGTCGGACCTGATAGACGATTGGGTCCAGCGCTATTTCGATTATCTCTCCAAGGACTCCATAGCGGACGGGGCGAAGCTCGATATCGAGCGGGTGCCGATCACGGTCATGTGCGGTAAATGCGACAAGCCCTTCGAGGTGGACAAGAAGGAGATGAACTTCAACTGCCCCGTCTGCGGCGAGAAAGGGACGGAGCTGCTCAAGGGGCGCGAGTTCACGGTGAAGAGTATTGAGATTGAGTGA
- a CDS encoding restriction endonuclease: protein MSVPLYHEMFNPLLQALHELGGSATISELEEKTVEIMNLSEDDISEIHSESRTEFSYRLAWARSYLKKYNLIENSSRGVWSLTTEGWRIKSVDSDKVIKAYRYYLRKDKVDIKEEIDEEIETTWQNELIDIVKKMKPEAFERLCQRLLRESGFTNVEVTKRSGDGGIDGQGVLKIGGLLSFNVIFQSKRYKGSVPPSVVRDFRGAMVGRADKGLIITTGTFTREAKLEAKRDGAPLIDLIDGEELVEKLKELSIGVKVEERIEEDVIINKEWFKNL from the coding sequence ATGTCCGTTCCACTATATCATGAAATGTTCAATCCATTGTTACAGGCACTTCACGAACTTGGAGGCTCCGCCACGATTTCAGAGCTCGAAGAAAAGACTGTAGAGATAATGAACCTGTCTGAAGATGATATTAGTGAGATACACAGCGAAAGCAGAACTGAATTCAGCTATCGATTGGCATGGGCCAGATCATATCTTAAAAAGTACAATCTAATTGAAAATTCATCGAGAGGTGTTTGGTCTTTAACGACTGAAGGGTGGAGAATTAAGAGTGTAGATAGCGATAAAGTTATAAAAGCATATAGGTACTATCTTAGAAAAGATAAAGTAGATATTAAAGAAGAGATTGATGAAGAGATTGAAACTACATGGCAGAACGAGTTAATAGATATAGTAAAAAAAATGAAACCGGAAGCTTTTGAAAGATTGTGCCAAAGGCTGTTAAGAGAGTCTGGTTTTACAAACGTAGAGGTCACTAAAAGGAGCGGAGATGGTGGTATAGATGGTCAGGGGGTTTTAAAAATTGGAGGCCTGCTTTCATTTAATGTTATTTTTCAGTCCAAAAGATATAAAGGAAGTGTGCCACCTTCCGTGGTTAGGGATTTTAGAGGGGCAATGGTTGGGCGAGCCGATAAAGGTCTTATAATTACTACGGGGACGTTTACAAGAGAAGCCAAACTTGAGGCTAAAAGAGATGGTGCTCCTCTTATTGACCTAATAGATGGAGAGGAGTTGGTAGAGAAACTGAAAGAACTTTCCATTGGGGTAAAGGTAGAGGAAAGAATCGAGGAAGATGTAATTATTAACAAAGAATGGTTTAAAAATCTATAG
- the hypB gene encoding hydrogenase nickel incorporation protein HypB, with protein sequence MAVKLVVIKEDILKDNNEMSAMLRDKFKKNKTLVMNLMSSPGAGKTSVILETLGRLGEEIKSAVIEGDVTSTVDAEKLDAVGVPTLQINTGGSCHIDSAMIEQAIVDFDVDPYDFIIVENVGNLVCPAEFEVGEDIRVMILSVPEGHDKPKKYPLMFTETEACLLNKIDLLPYTDFDMDEFKDTVKSLNPKSTIFPVSMKTKEGIDDWVKWLKGKIEEKMGG encoded by the coding sequence ATGGCGGTCAAGCTGGTAGTTATCAAGGAGGACATCTTAAAGGACAACAACGAGATGTCCGCGATGCTGAGAGACAAGTTCAAGAAAAACAAGACCCTTGTAATGAACCTCATGTCGTCGCCCGGCGCGGGGAAGACCTCGGTCATCCTGGAGACGCTCGGGCGCCTCGGCGAAGAGATCAAATCCGCGGTGATCGAGGGTGACGTGACATCCACCGTGGACGCCGAAAAGCTGGACGCCGTGGGCGTCCCGACGCTCCAGATAAACACGGGCGGGTCGTGCCACATCGACTCGGCCATGATAGAGCAGGCCATCGTGGACTTCGACGTAGACCCCTACGATTTCATCATCGTGGAGAACGTGGGAAACCTCGTCTGCCCCGCCGAGTTCGAGGTGGGAGAGGACATCCGGGTGATGATTCTCTCGGTGCCTGAAGGTCACGACAAGCCTAAGAAATACCCCCTCATGTTCACCGAGACGGAGGCCTGCCTCCTGAACAAGATCGACCTCCTCCCCTACACCGATTTCGACATGGACGAGTTCAAGGACACGGTAAAGAGCCTGAACCCGAAAAGCACGATATTTCCCGTCTCGATGAAGACAAAGGAGGGGATCGACGATTGGGTAAAGTGGCTCAAGGGGAAGATCGAGGAGAAGATGGGCGGCTGA
- a CDS encoding CoA-binding protein produces the protein MKDNIEQKGGGRGIKEKGERFKRLDRIIHPKSLAIIGATPNPGKYGWLYQSAITAIGFKGNLYPISDKADEILGVKAYRSLSDLPEVPDLAVIVIPAPYVPEALKEALDAGIAGAVIMSAGFSEEGEEGAALEDEIRSIADGRIRVIGPNCFGTYSPKVGVTIIPGSGFSTEPGPVGFFAQSGGLTADLCQLAKGSGVRFSAAVSYGNGVDVNEVDLLEYFAEDKDTKVIAAYLEGVLDGERFFELLRDVTPKKPVIIWKGGMTEAGGRAVMSHTASMGGSRMVWDAIFRQTGAVRASGLEDMVDAMSAFCNIYPRSYPMSNSGGGGNIAMMGGGGALCVEAADLAEDMGLDIPTFPANVQDEIRKNLPPKGSNPKNPVDTGNPMIPPAVMTGFLETAARVDGIDYLILIQILFHIQMLFKKLSGDDSTPLSNFAFYPELSKGVKGVIEKYGKPVVCVLPRTSTTESDEDMELELEWRRARSAFIDAGAAVFPTMERAMTAISRVARYRSCLGAKGR, from the coding sequence ATGAAGGATAATATAGAACAGAAGGGCGGGGGAAGGGGAATCAAGGAAAAGGGGGAGCGTTTTAAGCGGCTTGACAGGATAATCCACCCGAAGTCGTTGGCGATAATCGGCGCCACGCCGAATCCCGGAAAATACGGCTGGCTCTACCAGTCGGCCATAACGGCCATCGGCTTTAAGGGAAACCTGTATCCGATAAGCGACAAGGCGGACGAGATACTGGGCGTCAAGGCCTACCGGTCGCTGTCCGACCTGCCGGAGGTCCCCGACCTCGCAGTCATAGTGATCCCGGCCCCATACGTTCCGGAGGCGCTTAAGGAAGCGCTTGATGCCGGGATTGCCGGCGCCGTGATAATGTCGGCGGGCTTCAGCGAGGAGGGGGAGGAAGGGGCGGCGCTGGAGGATGAGATAAGGTCGATCGCCGACGGGAGAATCCGGGTGATCGGACCCAACTGCTTCGGCACCTATTCCCCGAAGGTTGGGGTCACCATCATCCCGGGGTCGGGATTTTCCACCGAGCCCGGGCCGGTCGGTTTTTTCGCCCAGAGCGGAGGACTCACCGCCGACCTCTGCCAGCTCGCCAAAGGAAGCGGTGTTCGGTTTTCCGCCGCGGTAAGCTACGGAAACGGAGTCGACGTAAACGAGGTCGACCTCCTCGAATATTTCGCCGAGGACAAAGACACCAAGGTCATCGCGGCGTACCTCGAGGGGGTGCTTGACGGGGAGAGGTTCTTCGAGCTCCTGAGAGATGTGACCCCCAAAAAGCCGGTGATAATCTGGAAGGGGGGAATGACGGAGGCGGGAGGCAGGGCGGTCATGAGCCACACGGCCTCGATGGGGGGAAGCAGGATGGTTTGGGACGCGATCTTCAGGCAGACCGGCGCGGTCAGGGCCTCGGGACTAGAGGACATGGTCGATGCGATGTCCGCCTTCTGCAATATTTATCCCCGAAGTTATCCCATGAGCAACTCCGGTGGGGGAGGCAACATCGCCATGATGGGGGGCGGCGGGGCGTTATGCGTCGAGGCGGCCGACCTCGCCGAGGATATGGGCCTTGACATACCGACTTTCCCGGCCAATGTCCAGGATGAGATCAGGAAAAATCTCCCGCCAAAGGGAAGCAATCCCAAAAATCCGGTCGACACGGGAAATCCGATGATACCGCCTGCTGTAATGACCGGTTTTCTCGAAACGGCGGCAAGAGTGGATGGAATCGACTACCTTATTCTCATCCAGATACTATTTCACATTCAGATGCTGTTCAAGAAGCTGTCCGGAGACGACTCCACCCCCCTCTCTAACTTCGCCTTCTACCCGGAGCTCTCCAAGGGGGTGAAAGGGGTCATCGAGAAATACGGAAAGCCGGTGGTCTGCGTTCTCCCCAGGACGAGCACGACCGAAAGCGACGAGGATATGGAGCTCGAGCTGGAGTGGAGAAGGGCAAGGAGTGCGTTTATCGACGCCGGCGCCGCGGTCTTCCCGACGATGGAGAGGGCCATGACAGCAATATCGAGGGTGGCCCGATACAGGAGCTGCCTCGGGGCGAAGGGGAGATAG
- a CDS encoding transcriptional regulator: MAKEPKEREETIRRDIIRLMMEGPVTPYDISGELRISEREAVDHLSHALVSAKRKYRVEVTPAFCKSCGFEFSDRKKVKRPSRCPKCKEGRVESARYHIK, encoded by the coding sequence ATGGCAAAGGAGCCGAAAGAGAGGGAGGAAACAATAAGGCGCGACATAATCCGTCTTATGATGGAGGGGCCGGTCACCCCCTACGACATCTCCGGCGAGCTTCGGATCTCGGAGCGGGAGGCGGTCGATCACCTTTCTCACGCCCTCGTAAGCGCAAAGAGGAAGTACAGGGTAGAGGTGACCCCGGCATTCTGCAAGTCGTGCGGATTTGAGTTCAGCGACAGGAAAAAGGTGAAGAGGCCCTCCAGGTGCCCAAAATGCAAGGAGGGGAGGGTGGAATCCGCCCGCTATCATATCAAATGA